The following are from one region of the Salvia hispanica cultivar TCC Black 2014 chromosome 1, UniMelb_Shisp_WGS_1.0, whole genome shotgun sequence genome:
- the LOC125208238 gene encoding FBD-associated F-box protein At4g10400-like isoform X2, translating to MGNEDRISNLPSDLLISIISRLTIQRATTTSILSTRWLYLYRYITHLYFPSHIPCVVTESDYSRVVQQVLDSHRGSQIKEFRLCMSKGLYFERWFEWAVSKKAEIIHLSGSHDIDYQALFLRLPSTNNGFECLKDLYLYKSRMTEQDLKLLLSNCIALESLKLDFPLKLDNVSIVGHAKLKHLSLTYLGADSIVIQDAISLVSLNLYVMIDRFSMQLSNTPKLTQLYFEEHFPLKLFDELLTRMPACMRDQLQIMHLSAKVCCISEMYQKLSWVDLVNIKRLELNLYSMVSTLAVLS from the exons ATGGGGAATGAAGATAGAATTAGCAACTTGCCTAGTGATCTTCTGATATCTATAATCTCTCGACTTACCATCCAAAGAGCTACTACTACTTCCATACTTTCAACTCGTTGGCTGTATCTCTATCGCTACATCACTCATCTCTATTTCCCAAGCCATATACCTTGCGTTGTAACGGAGTCAGACTACTCAAGAGTTGTCCAACAGGTCTTGGATTCACACAGAGGCAGTCAGATAAAAGAGTTCAGGTTGTGCATGTCTAAAGGCCTCTATTTTGAGAGGTGGTTTGAGTGGGCCGTATCTAAGAAAGCtgaaataattcatttaaGTGGTTCCCATGATATTGATTATCAAGCTCTATTTCTTAGACTTCCCAGTACGAATAATGGATTTGAATGCCTTAAAGATTTGTATCTATATAAATCTAGAATGACCGAGCAAGACTTGAAGCTTTTGCTCTCCAATTGCATTGCTCTTGAATCCTTGAAACTTGATTTTCCTCTCAAGTTGGATAATGTCTCAATTGTTGGCCACGCTAAACTCAAGCATTTGAGCTTGACCTACTTGGGAGCTGACTCCATTGTGATTCAAGATGCTATTAGCCTCGTTTCTTTGAACCTCTATGTCATGATCGATAGATTCTCCATGCAACTTAGTAATACTCCCAAGCTTACCCAACTCTATTTTGAAGAACATTTTCCTCTAAAATTGTTTGATGAGCTCCTTACTAGAATGCCTGCTTGCATGCGCGACCAACTCCAAATAATGCACCTCTCAGCTAAAGTTTGTTGTATCTCTGAG ATGTATCAGAAGTTGTCATGGGTTGATCTTGTAAATATAAAACGTCTAGAGTTGAACCTTTATTCAATGG TTTCGACATTGGCTGTCCTCTCATAG
- the LOC125208238 gene encoding FBD-associated F-box protein At4g10400-like isoform X1, with the protein MGNEDRISNLPSDLLISIISRLTIQRATTTSILSTRWLYLYRYITHLYFPSHIPCVVTESDYSRVVQQVLDSHRGSQIKEFRLCMSKGLYFERWFEWAVSKKAEIIHLSGSHDIDYQALFLRLPSTNNGFECLKDLYLYKSRMTEQDLKLLLSNCIALESLKLDFPLKLDNVSIVGHAKLKHLSLTYLGADSIVIQDAISLVSLNLYVMIDRFSMQLSNTPKLTQLYFEEHFPLKLFDELLTRMPACMRDQLQIMHLSAKVCCISEFRHWLSSHSEDMLETYVGSRCELSPKYLKISQYSGAPLPNR; encoded by the exons ATGGGGAATGAAGATAGAATTAGCAACTTGCCTAGTGATCTTCTGATATCTATAATCTCTCGACTTACCATCCAAAGAGCTACTACTACTTCCATACTTTCAACTCGTTGGCTGTATCTCTATCGCTACATCACTCATCTCTATTTCCCAAGCCATATACCTTGCGTTGTAACGGAGTCAGACTACTCAAGAGTTGTCCAACAGGTCTTGGATTCACACAGAGGCAGTCAGATAAAAGAGTTCAGGTTGTGCATGTCTAAAGGCCTCTATTTTGAGAGGTGGTTTGAGTGGGCCGTATCTAAGAAAGCtgaaataattcatttaaGTGGTTCCCATGATATTGATTATCAAGCTCTATTTCTTAGACTTCCCAGTACGAATAATGGATTTGAATGCCTTAAAGATTTGTATCTATATAAATCTAGAATGACCGAGCAAGACTTGAAGCTTTTGCTCTCCAATTGCATTGCTCTTGAATCCTTGAAACTTGATTTTCCTCTCAAGTTGGATAATGTCTCAATTGTTGGCCACGCTAAACTCAAGCATTTGAGCTTGACCTACTTGGGAGCTGACTCCATTGTGATTCAAGATGCTATTAGCCTCGTTTCTTTGAACCTCTATGTCATGATCGATAGATTCTCCATGCAACTTAGTAATACTCCCAAGCTTACCCAACTCTATTTTGAAGAACATTTTCCTCTAAAATTGTTTGATGAGCTCCTTACTAGAATGCCTGCTTGCATGCGCGACCAACTCCAAATAATGCACCTCTCAGCTAAAGTTTGTTGTATCTCTGAG TTTCGACATTGGCTGTCCTCTCATAGTGAAGACATGTTAGAAACATATGTTGGATCTAGATGCGAGTTGTCCCCAAAGTATTTGAAAATCTCACAATATTCTGGTGCTCCATTACCTAATCGATAA